Within Aspergillus oryzae RIB40 DNA, chromosome 2, the genomic segment TCTCCATTTCGACACGCGAGATGCAAAGGCGATTTGACTCTCGCTGGGGCAGCGTTTACGTCGGCCCCATACTCAAGAAGCAAGCGAGCGGTTTCCACGTGGCCACCAGCCACGGCTCTTTGCAAAGCGGTTCCGGAGTATGGAGAATGTCGGGAGGAATCCATCTCCGCTCCAGCATCAAGAAGTATTTTAATAATCCCAGTGTGTCCTTTGAACGCAGTACGAGGGACCAGGTCTGAGTTGTCTAGATCCAATATCGGTGCTCCAGCTTCCAATAAACGGCGAACAATGTGTTCGTAGCCCTCGAAGGCGGCTGCATGCAACGCCAGGGTTAAGGGGTCACAGAGATACTTCTGCTCTTGTTCTCCCGCTCTATCCATCTTCCGAAGAAGGGTCTCCGCCACGCTAAGATGTCCACCTTTGATCGCTAACTCCAGTGCGGGTGCGTCTCGCCCATTCTGGTGTGCCGACCTTTCCATTACTGCCCCTGCATCAAGAAGCATGTTCACCATCTCTATGCTACCTATCTCGGCTGCTTTCTGGAGAGCAGTGCGACCCCATTTTTCAGCGGGAGCATTGATATTGGCACCCACGGCAATCAGATACCTCACCACTTCTGGGGAATTACTGGCGACCGCTGCTTGCAGTGCGGTCATGCCTCGAGGTAGCGCATTCACATCGGCACCTTTCCGTATAAGTGTGTCAACCACATTCAGATGCCCTCCGCGTGCTGCTTCCTGTAGAGCTGTGAGATGTCCTGCTCGGAAGCTGTTCTCGTACTCGTGACTTGCATCGATGTCGGCGCCGGTATCCACCAGTCGATTGAAAATTTCCAGATGACCCCCAAATGCTGCTGCATGGAGGGCATTGTCATCATTTGACCCTGCCCCTGCTTGCAAAAGGGTATCCACTACGTCGGGAATGCCCCCGGCCGAGGCTCGCTTTAGTGCCGAAGAATGAGAGTTTTGGGGAGTCACAGTAGCACCGTGTCCCAGGAGATATCGCACACACGGCAAATGACCTCCCTGGGCTGCAGACTCTAGGGCGGTCATATATGGGCGGTAATTTGGTCTGGCATTGACTTGACCCCCACTTGCCGATAacaactgaagaagcttcaaGTTCCCACACCCAGCTGCCTCACAAGGCCTCGTTCTTGGCGCTCAACGATCGCGAGATGAAATCCCGCTCTGGAATCATTCGCGCTACCTCTTCATGGATTCCATCTCGTACTGCCCGCTCTAGTCGTTCCGGGGTATATATATGGCGGGAGAGCCTATCCTTTTCCGCGTCCAGTAGATAGTGGACCACGAGGTTGTGTCCTTTACGAGCCGCTATTCGGACTGCGGAGTAGCTGTTCTCTGAGCGATCACTCTGCATATGAATCTCGGCACCAGCCTCCACCAGGCGCTGTACTGCGAACAAATCGCCCTGCTTGGCCGCCTCTGTGAGTGACCAGGTGTGGTACAGATTAAATTGATCCCATAACGTCTTGAATTCTAGCTGGACCGCCTCCTGCAGTTGCCGTTGCGTAGTATTAGAATCTCTGGCGAGGTCCAAGGCGCTGCGTTCAGtatcatcaacaaccagcAGCCATTTCGTGTCACCGTGCTCGTCTTCTTCTAGTTCTATGTTCCTGTGCGATATCATCCACGAGTAGATATTCCCGGTCGCAGGCATGGAGATCTATCTGTGGCTTTCACAAGGCAGGGTGACTGACTCTGAAGGTTCACTATTCAAATTGGACTGACGGTgaagaagccctggaagCCGAGAAACCACACAAGGCTGAGTTAGTGGATTCCACGTCAGCAATTAAACACCGTCTAAAAAAGAAGTGATCTACCGGGGCGCAATCTAGAAGTTCTTACTTTGTTACGTGGATACATTTCCAACTGCACTTTCCAATCATTATGATGATGCTGCTCCTGTCTTCTCGGCATACTATGAAGGGGTGAGGGGCATCCTTCTGGCAGGATGATAGACGATTGTATACCCCCGCGCTAGAACGTTCCTTCCATCCACTCACTCGTGACTAATGCCAGTCGGTATATTCCTGAGTAGCTATATCGGGGAGGTTAGGATATTATCCGTGTCATCAACCTAATCCTCTAAGTACATTCTAACCTTTAAGCCTATAATCtgtagaaaagaaaagggaaaggaaatatatagTCCTACGAAGTATAGACTAGTTGGCTACAAGTGACTTTATGCAATGGTAGCAAGGCGAGGGACTGACTAATCAAGTAAGTTTGAATACCGATTAATCGTAAGTGTCAATCTGCAACATAAATGCTATAATGAATATTAAAAAGGTATGCAGCCATGACTAGAAAGAGGGTTAAGTAcaaggcaagaaaagaacatcgacCAAAACGCCAACGCTGGAGTGAAAACAAGGGGGTATAGAGGATCATGAAGCAATCGTCAGGTTGTAGATACAAAGCGCGAGAGACAGACAAGCCAAGCGGAGGCAGATCATGATCTTTctagctttttctttctctcgttAAAGATAGCCTCAAGCTTTCGGAGCTGGAGACCCAggcctttcttctccgcgTTGGCGAGTAGCCATGCTTCCATTTTTTCTCGGACGTATCTCATGGAGTTGACAACGGGGAGGATGGGCGAGGTGGGTGTGTTCTCATCGAACAGCATTGCAGCGGGGTTGTTGTTTCCTTCCAGCTCCATCTGAACCCATCGCTCTGAACTAGGGttgaggagaagatcaaagacATCGTTCCAGATCTCCCGCTCCCAGTACCGTTTTAAAGATTCTCGGATTCGGTACGTTCGAGGCCCATTGGGAGGTGCACCTTCACTTTGGCGAACAGGGGATGACTCGATGTACTTTCCGAAGAGCATGACGTGGACAGTGCCTGCAAGTCCGTAGAGGTCGATTTGGTGAGTCCATGGCCGCATCTCCTGAATCTCGTTACATTCATGTTTTTTGGCCTCCCAGTCGGCAACAAATTGAACGGATGGCTGGAAAGCGTGCATGTCTATGCCACGACCAAAATCGATAAGTGAAAGGCCTTTGTTGCGCCAGCCGTATGACCCCCGAGGGGAGTAATGCACTTCGCGTGGGTCGTAGGCGTTCTCATCTCCAAGATCGATGAGTGACGGAGGTTCTGCTTTCTCCTCGAGGCGCACAAGGCAATTATCGGCTTTGATGTCGCCATGGAGTATACCACATGAGTGAAGTGCTTCCACAGTACGGAATAACTCCACGGTAAAGAACATAGCAAGGACCTCATCTAGGCCTCCTTCGCCGTGGCCGCCACCTATGACTTGCTCATTTCGGACAAGGTTGACAAGATCCAGCAAGGTTCCTTGGCTGCGATAATCCTCGACAAGAatgctttcccttttgtACACATGCAGCTCGTGAGCATCGATTATACTGTCCACCGCGCGCGACAAACCTGGTCGTTGGTTCAGGCGGTCATGTGCAGTCCGGATCATGTAAAATTCCCATGGGCTTGGAGGACCGACTTCCATCTTGATAGCCTCAAAGCTATAGCGAGGCTTGCGCCGTGTTGATCTGTTACTGTAGGTAAGCTGCGAGCCTCCACTGTTGCTATCTTCAGATTCATCGTCAGAATCGGCGGGCAAGCTATCGATACTCTCCGCTAG encodes:
- a CDS encoding ankyrin repeat domain-containing protein (ankyrin repeat); protein product: MTALESAAQGGHLPCVRYLLGHGATVTPQNSHSSALKRASAGGIPDVVDTLLQAGAGSNDDNALHAAAFGGHLEIFNRLVDTGADIDASHEYENSFRAGHLTALQEAARGGHLNVVDTLIRKGADVNALPRGMTALQAAVASNSPEVVRYLIAVGANINAPAEKWGRTALQKAAEIGSIEMVNMLLDAGAVMERSAHQNGRDAPALELAIKGGHLSVAETLLRKMDRAGEQEQKYLCDPLTLALHAAAFEGYEHIVRRLLEAGAPILDLDNSDLVPRTAFKGHTGIIKILLDAGAEMDSSRHSPYSGTALQRAVAGGHVETARLLLEYGADVNAAPARVKSPLHLACRNGDVIMARMLLDARANFRAVSYSGKTVRRSAEKGGSVEILQLLNMREALEPSDGNKTEILDVSTIAKRGLCSTCSGLPLEVFTSPRWLRRYHSNAFCFHPSLVSLEKSARGGCPFCLFFWKRLGINIISIPQPSKVRLFYGRRSTDDVAKMLSQIDEPYPKDIERPRSERADFQACVEPFDGKVKALPGNTQSAETYQQIVTWLQQCIKDHHACTVGSNGRFLPTRLIDLTDWGRGKVVKLVESNSIHRDQSIPSQDGQSSKMVRAVKTQPSWVGLLGQGPLQSRGWCLQERELSPRVLHYTPSQVLWECRAFKASEGWPERDISSTGCS
- a CDS encoding ankyrin repeat domain-containing protein (predicted protein), which gives rise to MPATGNIYSWMISHRNIELEEDEHGDTKWLLVVDDTERSALDLARDSNTTQRQLQEAVQLEFKTLWDQFNLYHTWSLTEAAKQGDLFAVQRLVEAGAEIHMQSDRSENSYSAVRIAARKGHNLVVHYLLDAEKDRLSRHIYTPERLERAVRDGIHEEVARMIPERDFISRSLSAKNEAL